A region from the Rosa rugosa chromosome 6, drRosRugo1.1, whole genome shotgun sequence genome encodes:
- the LOC133718337 gene encoding pentatricopeptide repeat-containing protein At1g59720, chloroplastic/mitochondrial-like: MVLAIPPNHRPPPHRHRHLPVTFNTSNGDSLSPRHHSRLLHLLNECTSMSQLKQIHAHTLRTTSTTNPHTLFLHSRILHFSSLTDIRYAFRVFTQIENPNSFTWNTLIRGCARSFELENQAILVYCQMLSQGVAIPDEYTFPFVLRACAFLFALSEGKQAHAHVVKLGFGSDVYIGNSLIHLYASCGCLDYAQKVFEKMRERSLVSWNVMIDSLVGAGEFESSVKVFGQMQRLFEPDGYTMQSVINACAGLGALDLGMWAHAYVLRKCGNPVASNVLVNSSLVDMYCKCGSLDMALQVFEGMPKRDVITWNYMILGFAMHGKAEAALKWFDRMVNMESCKPNSITFVGVLSACNHRGMVSEGRKFFDMMVKEYEIEPRLEHYGCLVDLLARAGFIDEALNLVTTMPVKPDAVIWRSLLDACSRQQHASIELSEEVARQILESGGDDVSSGVYVLLSRVYASASRWNDVGSIRRLMTEEGLGCDEGKTQIGYSPEYSQAPMVDQKSDGKQRDTRHCLCAPHVLSRILMQ, encoded by the exons ATGGTACTGGCAATCCCACCAAATCATCGTCCTCCTCCTCATCGTCATCGTCATCTCCCTGTTACATTCAACACCAGTAATGGAGACTCTCTGTCCCCCCGCCACCACAGCCGTCTTCTCCACTTGTTGAATGAATGTACGTCCATGTCTCAGCTGAAACAAATACACGCTCACACCCTCCGCACCACATCCACCACAAACCCACACACCCTCTTCCTCCACAGTCGAATCCTCCACTTCTCATCCTTAACCGATATCCGCTACGCCTTTCGGGTTTTCACTCAGATTGAGAATCCCAACTCTTTCACGTGGAACACCCTCATCAGGGGTTGCGCTCGAAGCTTCGAGCTCGAAAATCAGGCTATACTAGTCTACTGTCAAATGTTATCACAAGGTGTTGCTATTCCGGATGAGTATACCTTCCCCTTTGTTCTCAGAGCTTGTGCTTTCCTGTTTGCCCTATCGGAAGGAAAACAAGCGCATGCTCATGTTGTCAAGCTTGGGTTTGGTTCAGACGTTTATATCGGCAATAGTCTGATTCATCTGTATGCTTCTTGTGGGTGTTTGGATTACGCACAGAAGGTGTTTGAGAAAATGCGTGAGAGAAGCCTTGTGTCGTGGAATGTTATGATTGATTCTTTGGTTGGGGCTGGCGAGTTTGAGAGTTCGGTTAAAGTGTTTGGTCAGATGCAGAGGCTGTTTGAGCCTGATGGGTATACAATGCAGAGTGTTATAAATGCTTGTGCTGGTTTGGGGGCTTTGGATTTGGGAATGTGGGCTCATGCTTATGTGTTGAGGAAGTGTGGTAATCCTGTAGCCAGCAATGTTTTGGTGAACTCTTCGTTGGTTGATATGTATTGCAAATGTGGGTCCTTGGATATGGCTCTCCAAGTGTTCGAGGGAATGCCGAAACGTGATGTGATTACATGGAATTATATGATTCTGGGATTTGCCATGCACGGAAAAGCTGAGGCAGCCTTAAAGTGGTTTGATCGTATGGTTAATATGGAGAGTTGTAAGCCGAATTCCATCACATTCGTTGGTGTTTTGAGTGCATGCAATCACAGAGGCATGGTTAGCGAAGGCCGTAAGTTCTTTGATATGATGGTAAAAGAGTACGAGATTGAACCACGATTAGAGCACTATGGGTGCCTAGTTGATCTTCTTGCACGTGCTGGTTTCATTGACGAAGCTTTGAATTTGGTGACAACAATGCCCGTGAAGCCTGATGCCGTAATATGGAGGAGTCTTCTTGATGCTTGCAGTAGGCAACAGCATGCCAGTATTGAGCTAAGTGAAGAAGTGGCCAGGCAGATCCTTGAGTCTGGAGGAGATGATGTTTCTAGTGGTGTTTATGTGCTATTGTCAAGAGTCTATGCTTCAGCTAGCCGCTGGAACGACGTCGGATCAATTCGGAGATTGATGACAGAGGAAG GTCTTGGATGCGATGAAGGAAAGACTCAAATAGGGTACTCACCTGAGTATTCACAGGCACCCATGGTTGATCAGAAGAGTGATGGAAAACAGCGAGACACTAGGCATTGCCTTTGTGCTCCACATGTACTTTCCAGAATCTTAATGCAGTGA
- the LOC133718338 gene encoding agamous-like MADS-box protein AGL19: protein MPKTANPGRRHATLLKKANELSILCDAEVAVIAFSPDGELHEYSSTSMEHTLERYKNRTGLVLPSRVESPAPEEHRHEPAKQELQERHKALRLEKLRRMGKELDGLSSEALSTLLEQQTKGLLAVQSKKVELLEEKLQISRSREEQAMHENELLEEKLLRSRSREEQTMHENESLRRRIRGFMMRQNYKRHILPCHPANYLDRNYGNRMGFCTSSRAAVSVSNYPSEGTDDHLDMTTLRLWPS from the coding sequence ATGCCAAAGACTGCAAACCCGGGGAGGAGACATGCCACCTTGCTCAAGAAGGCCAATGAGTTATCTATTCTATGTGATGCAGAGGTCGCCGTCATCGCTTTTTCACCTGATGGAGAACTCCATGAATACTCGAGCACAAGCATGGAACACACTCTTGAAAGATACAAGAACAGGACTGGCCTCGTCCTCCCAAGCAGGGTCGAGTCTCCGGCGCCAGAAGAGCACCGCCATGAACCTGCAAAGCAGGAACTGCAGGAAAGACATAAAGCACTACGATTGGAGAAATTGCGGAGAATGGGAAAGGAGTTGGATGGCCTGAGTTCGGAAGCGCTGTCTACGCTTTTGGAACAACAAACTAAAGGGTTATTAGCTGTTCAGAGCAAGAAAGTGGAACTGCTTGAGGAGAAGTTGCAGATATCTAGGTCGAGAGAAGAGCAGGCTATGCATGAGAATGAACTGCTTGAGGAGAAGTTGCTGAGATCTAGATCAAGAGAAGAGCAGACTATGCACGAGAATGAGAGTCTGCGCAGAAGGATCAGGGGGTTCATGATGAGGCAAAACTACAAGCGACACATCCTTCCATGCCATCCAGCCAATTATTTGGATAGAAATTATGGAAATAGGATGGGTTTCTGCACAAGCTCAAGAGCTGCTGTTTCTGTTTCCAACTATCCATCGGAGGGAACCGATGACCATTTAGACATGACCACTTTGCGGTTGTGGCCGTCATAG